Genomic DNA from Comamonas antarctica:
CCTTGGTGCCGGGCAATGCTTCGGACGGCTCGGCATACAGGGTCTCGAGCGCCTGGCGCGTGCTGTGCGTGAGCGCGCGGAATTGCGCGCGCCGCTGCTGCGCGGCCTGCCACGCGGGAGCGGCCGCCGCCGCCGTGGGCGATTGCCGCAGCCAGGCCGCGGTGCCGAGCTGCTCCACAGCGGTGGCGTAGGACTCGTTGAAGGCCATGTCTCCCGCCAGATAGACGCGCTGGTGCGACAGCTCGTGGAACAGCAGGCCCACGAGTTCGCCCTCGGGCCAGCGCACGAAGGTATCGAGCAGCGGGTCGCCCCCCAGCCAGTTGAAATAGCCCAGCGTCGAATACGCGGGCACGGGATAGACATGCACATCGAGGCCCTGGGCGGCCAGCGCCTGGCCCTGGGCCTGGGCATCGGCCAGCGTGAAGTAGCCGCGGTAGCCGACGCAGCCCGCAACCGGAAAACACCACTGGTGCAGTTCCAGTGAATCGGGCGGCGCGGCCGTGACGTTCCACACCGCCGCGGCGCGGTTGAGCGCCGCATAGCGCCGGTAGCTGGCGTTGTCGGGCAGCGCCAGTGCCTGGCTGGCGAAATCGCGCGCCTGCCGCGCCAGCTGCAGCTGGCTGCGCAGCGTCGGCGGCAGGTCGGGCTGGTCGAGCCAGTCGGAGACCGGCCGCGCCGCATGCAGCATCTGCAACTGGCCGCGTGCGCCCTGCCAGTAATAGCCGATATCGGGCAGCGCGCAGCCCCCGAGCAGCGCCGCAATCGCGGCCGCCGCCAGGGTCTGGCCGCCGCGCCGGACCCGCTGGCGCCAGCGGCTGACTACACTCATGGCTTCATTCACGCTGTTTTCCCCCGATCCGATGGACTTTTTCACGCTGGCAATCATTGTCACCATTGCCGTTTACGTGCTCAAGCGCAACGACCAGCGCCGGCGCACGCGCCTGCTGGCCGAGTTCCTGGGCCGCCTGCAGATCGAGAAACTGATGGGCAGCCTGATCGAAGGCTATCTGCGCGCGCTGGGCGAAGGCGATCCGCAGCGCCGCGCCCAGGTCTGGACCCTGCTTGAGGGCACGGAAAAAAGCCTGGCCGAGCAGTTCCAGCGTTTTGCCAACGATTTCGCGCGCGTCGATGCCGAAGAGGTGCGGGTCAGCACGCTGCCGCTGGCGCTGCCCTACATCGAGCGCATCTATCCCCGGGGCAGCTTCGACATGCGCGAGATGGTGCAGATCCATGCGCGCGGCATTGCCGCGGCGCAGGTGTATGCGGCCCAGGATGACGCGCAGCGGCGCCAGCGCGCGTTCATGCTCAGCGCCGAGATCTTCCTGATGCAGCACAGCTGCCACTGGTTCTGCAAGTCGCTCACGGTGGCCTCGGTGCGGCTGCTGGCGCGCCACCAGACCAGCTACGAGCAAGTGCTCGCGGCCGTGTCGCCGGCCACGCGCGCGGCCTATCTGCGGCTGATCGGCAAACGCGGTTAGCAGAGTCCGGCATGCCGGACAATACCGTTTTGGGGATGGGGTGCAATGCTATTGCCGCTTTCGGCGTGAAAGCGAAGAATGGCCGGTGCCATGAAACATCTGATCCATACCCTCGAGGGCCGTCTGGCCCCCTTGCCGGTGGCCGTTGCCGTGGAGCTGCCTTCGGGCCAGCGTGTCGGCAGGAGTCCCACCGATGTGATGTTGCGCTTTCGCTCGCTGGCGCCGCTGGCGGCGCTGGCCGCGGGCCACATCGGCACCCTGGGCGCCGCGGTGGTCGAAGGCCAGGTGGAGTTCGAGGGCCGGGTGCGCGACATCATGCGCGCGGCCTCGGCGTTGCTGCAGGCCGACCCGGTGCGCGGCACCTCGAGCTGGTGGTCGCAAATCATGGCGCGCACGCGCTCGATGGCGCTGCACACGCTGGCGCGCGACGCCGAGCAGATCGAATTCCACTACGACCTGTCCGATGACTTCTACGCGCTGTGGCTCGATCCGCGCCGCGTCTATTCCTGCGCCTATTACCGCGCGCTGGACATGAACCTGGCGCAGGCGCAGGAAGCCAAGCTCGACCATATCTGCCGCAAGCTGCAACTGCGCCCGGGCGAGCGCTTCCTCGACATCGGCGCGGGCTGGGGTGGCCTGCTGCTCTGGGCCGCCGAGCATTACGGCGTGCAGGCCCAGGGCATCACGCTGTCGCGCAATCAGCACGCCTATGTGACGCAGCTGATCGCGGCGCGCGGCCTGCAGGACCGGGTGCGCATCGACCTGTGCGACTACCGCCAGCTGCAGCCCGAGGCGCCGTTCGACAAGATTGCCTCCGTGGGCATGTTCGAGCATGTGGGCCAGGCGCAGCTGCCGGCCTATGCGGCTGCCGTGCAGCAGCTGCTGCGCCCCGGCGGGCTGGCACTGATCCATGGCATCACCGCCGGCGGCGTCGACAACGTCGAGGTCGGCGCGGGCATGGGCGAGTTCATCAGCCGCTACATCTTTCCCGGCGGCGAGCTGGTGCATGTGAGCCGGGTGCTGCAGGCGCTGGCGCAGGGCGGCCTGGAAATGGTCGACACCGAGAACCTGCGGCCACATTACGCACGCACGCTCTGGGCCTGGTCCGACGCGCTCGAGGCGCAGTTGCCCGAAGCACAGCGTATCCTTGCGGAGCAGACCGACGACGAGCGCGGCGCGCGCGCGCTGCGCGCCTACCGGCTGTACCTCGCCGGCTGCGCCATGGGCTTCGAGCGCGGCTGGATCGCGCTGTACCAGATGCTGGTGGCGCGGCC
This window encodes:
- a CDS encoding aminopeptidase is translated as MSVVSRWRQRVRRGGQTLAAAAIAALLGGCALPDIGYYWQGARGQLQMLHAARPVSDWLDQPDLPPTLRSQLQLARQARDFASQALALPDNASYRRYAALNRAAAVWNVTAAPPDSLELHQWCFPVAGCVGYRGYFTLADAQAQGQALAAQGLDVHVYPVPAYSTLGYFNWLGGDPLLDTFVRWPEGELVGLLFHELSHQRVYLAGDMAFNESYATAVEQLGTAAWLRQSPTAAAAAPAWQAAQQRRAQFRALTHSTRQALETLYAEPSEALPGTKAQIMADFRARYQALRAQWLASPELAARPQAAAQSLQRLDRWVAEANNASFGALSAYDTWVVAFAALFAQQAGQADAWAAFHQAVEKLSRQPRAQRLAALCALMPGPAAALPRDCNEDGGAVSSGTR
- a CDS encoding class I SAM-dependent methyltransferase, whose protein sequence is MKHLIHTLEGRLAPLPVAVAVELPSGQRVGRSPTDVMLRFRSLAPLAALAAGHIGTLGAAVVEGQVEFEGRVRDIMRAASALLQADPVRGTSSWWSQIMARTRSMALHTLARDAEQIEFHYDLSDDFYALWLDPRRVYSCAYYRALDMNLAQAQEAKLDHICRKLQLRPGERFLDIGAGWGGLLLWAAEHYGVQAQGITLSRNQHAYVTQLIAARGLQDRVRIDLCDYRQLQPEAPFDKIASVGMFEHVGQAQLPAYAAAVQQLLRPGGLALIHGITAGGVDNVEVGAGMGEFISRYIFPGGELVHVSRVLQALAQGGLEMVDTENLRPHYARTLWAWSDALEAQLPEAQRILAEQTDDERGARALRAYRLYLAGCAMGFERGWIALYQMLVARPDGQVGNGPLPGVQSDYPFNREYMYRKGTACPTSSNPAPPPT